From the genome of Blautia hydrogenotrophica DSM 10507:
GGTCGCACCATCACTGTAAAAGAAGGAGACAAGCTGGAACTTGGACGCCACACCCTGAACTTTTTCTTTGCCCCAATGGTACATTGGCCTGAAGTCATGGTATCTTACGAGGAGACAGAGAAAATCCTCTTCGCTGCGGATGCTTTCGGCAGCTTCGGCGCTCTAGACGGAATTCTGTTCAACGATGAGGTGAACTTTGACCGCGACTGGCTGGACGATGCCCGCCGTTACTACAGTAACATCGTCGGCAAATATGGTTCTCAGGTACAGGCAGCTCTGAAAAAGTTATCTGCCCTGGATATCCAGACCATCTGCCCGCTGCATGGACCTGTCTGGAGAACTGATCTGGCCTATATCCTGGATAAATACAACCATTGGAGTACTTACGAACCGGAAGATAAATCCGTCGTTCTCATCTACGGCTCCATGTACGGGGACACAGAAAACGCTGTGAACGTTCTGGCTGCCCAGCTAGCTGAAGCAGGCGTAAAAAATATCCGCGTCTACGACGCTTCCAGTACCCACGTGTCTGTGCTGATCTCTGAGATCTTCCGCAGCAGTCATCTAGTCCTGGCTTCTCCTACTTATAATGCCGGTATCTACCCTGCGATGCTGAATCTGCTCCACGACATGGCTGCTTTGAATATTCAGAATCGTACTGTCGGACTGATTGAAAACGGCACCTGGGCTCCTTCTGCAGGCAAATCCATGAGAACTCTGCTGGAAGGAATGAAAAACATGACCATTCTGGAACCTGTCGCAACAGTTAAATCTGCGCTTAAGAAAGATTCTAGAGATAGTCTCTCCCAGTTAAAGGATGCCTTGGTAGCTTCCTTGAATTCATAAACTTAACACCTAATGGGAAATCCCATTTAACTCTCTCGCCCCTCAGGATTGAGGGGCGAGAGCTGTTTCGTATTAAAATTTTTTACATAGATGCGTATTCCATGGGAATTTCCAAATCCCCTAATTTTTGATAGGTGCCGTCTTTAGGCAG
Proteins encoded in this window:
- a CDS encoding FprA family A-type flavoprotein; translation: MYCTRKITDNITWVGGSDRRLALFENLFPISRGVAYNSYLIADEKTALVDTVDSSLSRQFLENIYHTLDGRSLDYLIVNHMEPDHCANIEELMFRFPEMKVIGNAKTLNFIRQFYDMELEGRTITVKEGDKLELGRHTLNFFFAPMVHWPEVMVSYEETEKILFAADAFGSFGALDGILFNDEVNFDRDWLDDARRYYSNIVGKYGSQVQAALKKLSALDIQTICPLHGPVWRTDLAYILDKYNHWSTYEPEDKSVVLIYGSMYGDTENAVNVLAAQLAEAGVKNIRVYDASSTHVSVLISEIFRSSHLVLASPTYNAGIYPAMLNLLHDMAALNIQNRTVGLIENGTWAPSAGKSMRTLLEGMKNMTILEPVATVKSALKKDSRDSLSQLKDALVASLNS